In the genome of Phragmites australis chromosome 9, lpPhrAust1.1, whole genome shotgun sequence, the window ATTGATCTGTTTAGGATTTCTTGATTAACAGGAAGCTGCTTAAACCCAGCCTTGAGGCTTCTCACTTGCCACTGTTTGTAACTCTCTGGCCTCTCAATCCTTTCTGCACCTTCACATGCTACAACATTTAGCGCGTCCGTCCCAAGAAGATACCTCTCTATCAGTATCCTTGCTTCATGGCTTGGAGGAACAGTTGCATTGAGCATGTCAAACAATGAAGAATAATGGAATAAAACCTCTCTGAATCGTGGCAAGAAGAAGGGGGAGCTGTACAATCCATTCACATCGCCAAGAATGAGAACCTCTGGCTTCATTCTCTCCATGATGCGCAGCACCCTATCCCTTGCGCTATCTATGTCTTCTGTCTCATCGCCAAGATTTTTCATGCCTGACATGCAGTTGATTATGAGCACCTCATCCTTGTCAATGTCGAGATCCTCGACGCCGATGTTTTCCCATCGAGAGGCAATTCCTCGATACTGAAAAGGTACATTGAACATTTCTGCGTACTCAGCCAACCGCTTTCCTGTCTCCTCAATCATTTTGCAGGGGCGAAAACCGGGCTGTGGTACATTTATACCTGTGATACGAAGCTTTGGGGGGCCACCTTCCCGCTTTGCAAAGCGCTGGATTAGTAATGGCCACTGAAAGCCGAACATGATGCCAAAATCAACGATATGCACTCTTGGTCTTCCCTCTAATACATCAACAATAGTTTTGTTGGAGAAGTAATACGCTCCGACTACGAAAGGGCATGCTGCAATGAAAAGACGGTAGGCCTTCAGCATGTCTCTGGCACTTGTTCGTTTTCCCATCAGTTTTTGATACATTTGACTGCCAGTCCCAGCCAAGCGCGCCTCAAGAGCATCTGCAAAGTAAACTGCTAGCCTCTGATAATCATCTCCGTATGGTGACGAATGATGCCTTATCTTCTTCAGTAGCTCACTGGCAAATGGACGGTTGTTAGATGCTAGCGCTTGTGCACACTGGATGAGAAGATCCCTGAGATCAACCGCCTCCTTCTGTTGCTTCTTATCTCGTGACTTCTCATGCCCTTGGTCATATCCTTTGCTTAGAAAGTTCTGTGGACTGTTGTTTGCTTCTTTTGCCTTCATTTCTCTAAGGTGAGCAATGTCATGATAGAGATGCCCATTGTTGAGCAGAACACTGTCAAACATTTCATCCCGGATTGTTTCATTAGTAGAGATTGCCGAATGCTTACTATTCCTCGCTTCCAACAACTCCAAGTCCACACAAGGATGATTCTTTATTTTGTTTGCATGCTTACTCTTTTGTCCAACTGTTTCCTTCGTCGTTTGTTTGGAAACAGAAATGCCATTGCTCTCTGGGTCAACCACCAACTTCTCAATATTCGGAACAAGCTTCTTTGCTTCCTCAGCACCTCTGTTAAATTGCAAAGTCAATTTGTCAAGTTCAGAAGCCCAATCAGTGGCTATCAAGTGCATACCCTGTGGCCCTAGAAGATCACTGACAAAGCTACCACTGCATACCCGGTTACGATAATCGTTGCTACTGTCACCAGGACAATCTACTTGACTGTCACTATTGATCACTGTCTTTTTTGGTGAAGATGGATATGCCTGTCCAAGAATATCGTAGAAGGGCTTCTCAGTGGCCTGAAGTGCATCATGTTGTTGGTGTATGCTGGCCTTCTCATCAGTGTCTTCCTCCATTAAGATTCGGTTTATATAGTCAAGAGTCATATTTGAGTTGAGCTCGCAATAATCAGGACTATCCATTGCACAAGAGCTGCACTAGATCTAGATTTTCTCTAACAGTTTATGATCTACAAAAAGATAGACCCAACCTTTCATAACTGTTTCTTGACCACACAAAGGGGGTTTTGTCTTTCAAAACTCGTTTACCGAAAATTTACCTTCTGAAATATGAACTTCGCAGTCAACAAGTCCCGTGTAGTATCTACACTGGAAAAAGGATAAAATGTGTGAGCATGCTGTTAGTTCTTCTGTCAATAGGACAGAGCTGAAAGCACTGTTCAGTTATTAGCTAGCTCCAAAGTAATTTGTATCCTGTAGGAATTTGATTCAAAACGGTAAATATGTTGAACGTGAAATTCCTTTTGAGCAAAAATCCAAGAAGGCATAAATTCCTGTTATGTACTAACCCAAAAGTTCACAAGCTATATATGTTTTTGCAAGACCAACggaccagaaaaaaaaaactatatatgtGGAGTAATACTTCTAAAAGCTGTAGCAATATTGACCTCCTAGCATTGAGGATGGTGTGTACTGCTTACATGCCATGTAAAGTCGTACCTTTGGCAAACATAACCTCTGAACTCCGGAAGAGCACCGtctattgaaaaaaaatgtCGATCCATCAAGAATATAGGAGTTGGAATGTTTAAGTTGCATAGAAACATAAAGTTCAAGCAGACTATGCCCAAAACATGCAATTATAACAAACACTGCTGCTTAGTCAGTTGCTTTGAATACCAAGTGAAATTACACGAGTAAGCACCTGGTTAGCTTTCTTCAGAGCCTCTTAGCTGAAGGAGATGATGGAGGAAGGTCAAAAACTATGAACTTGCTTTACAGGCATGGAGAGTATTGGCCATTGTCTGTGTCCTTATGAAAGGGGCTGGGGTCTCTTGTTGTGCTGAGGGTGAGCTTTTCTTGTTGATGTGATAGGGAAGATTGCTTGGTGCTGCTCTTGGTCTTGGACTTTGCTTCTTGTTACTTGTTTCTCACACCTTTCTGTTTGATGGAAGAAGGGCTTTATTTCTTGTAACCTTCTTCATGGCTTATTTCTGATTTATGGAAGGTATGATTGTGACATGAAGGTAACACAGAGTGTTCCAAATGGCTTCCTGGTAAACTTTTTCCGTCACAAACTAGGCAAGCAACATTGCTATTAAGCCAGACTGGACTATTTGTTTTGGAATTTTGCCAGATGCCTCGGAATGTGATCGCAGAGAAAGCTGTCGTGGAAAGATTTTCTTTATAGCTTGGTAAATGATAAGaaactaaaataatattttataaatgtCTATCACATTTGTGCGGTACACACTAATCCCAcatgaaaagaacaaaaattGGTTGCTGATAAATAATCTACCTTTTGACCCCCAAACACTTACAAAAATGCAGATTAAGTGATcaatataatatataaattatactatctagaatatattttacAAGCAGACAGGTAGAAAATTGTACATCAATGGAAGCAAAAACATATTCACCCATTTAAACATCACAATTCCAGCTGTTGATTGCTTGCACCTTTTTTCTCGTGTCTTTCCCTTGTATTTACAGATTTCTTTAGTTCTATATACGCATGTGATTTTTTACATATTATTTGTCCGTGCAATTGAGCTAGGGCATTGAGTTGTTAAGACTTTGTAGGCTTGTACTGTGAGAAACTCTGTTGCATGATTTATACAACAACAAGAGCCTTTGTTCCAAACAAATTGAGATAGGCTAGATTAAAACCCACAAGgttcaactaaaaagatgatgagaaaagaataataataataaatgtactagtaatagtaaaaaaataaaagtaagaACGGTATAAGAAgattgatgcataagttatgattCTGACATGTAGCTTTAACTTTCACCGGTTTCTATCCGTGGATAGTTCTTTAAGAACATTCTATTCGTTCAAGTCTCGCTTTACAGGCTCATTCCATGTTAGGTTTGATCGACTCCTATCTCTCTTCATATTATCAGCGTTCCTCAGTATCCCGCTATGCACAGGTGACTCTGGAGGCTTTTGTTAGATATGTCTAAATCATCTCAACCGATATTggataagttttttttaattgacGCTACCCCTACCCTATCACATATATCATTATTTCGGATGCCATCCTTTCTTGTATGGTCATAAATCCATCACAACATACACATCTTTGCTACACTTAGCTGTTAGACATATCGACATTTAGTGATCAACATTCGgcgccatacaacatcacgGTCGAATCGCTATCTATAGAACTTACCTTTCAGCTTTCGTGCTCTTGTCACATAGGATTTCAGAAGCTTGGCGTCATTTCATCCATTCAGCTTTGATTTTATGACTAATATCTTCATCGATATCACCATCCTTCTGTAGCATCGATTCCAAATTCAAAAGGTAACCTTCTTACCGAGACTAATATCTTCTTCCTCATGTCTAGTAGCACCGAAAAAAAGGAACAATATGCCCTTAGCACGGCCATTTGAATATAGATGAAAATCAAGGATGTGGCATGCCAGATTCGAGAAGACATCGAGCAGCAACAGAGAACTCTTCACAACTAAAGGCTTGTTGCAAGGGCTTCAGATAGAATTACCGCGCCTGGTAGTTCTGAACTGCTGCTTTTTGTCATTTTTAATGAATAAAAATTTGTTAAGAACTTAAAAGGAATGACAAAACAAAGTATTACAGCCACCTTCTTTCGCTTTTCtctaaattttcttttgttatagGCCAGTTACACCAAATCAAACGAATGGGGAGCATCAAGTATCAACATCAGAATCGCATGCCATCTCCTTCCAAGATTGCAATTTATAGTCTTCAATATTCTGGAATCATTGTGTTCAGAATTGCATACACAAGATACAGAGGACGAAAGTTGCCTAAGCACCTTCGAGAGCTGTAACCAATTATGCAACTCCTGAGAGCTGAACTATTCTGAGTTGTTCTACATCTTTCTGCACGTTGTTCTTTTCTTGTCAACATATGACTTTGTATACTTCCGCAACACAGTCTAATTCACACAGGCTAGCTGCCAAATAGTTTGCTCAAGATCAGAACAAAAATCGTGACAAGTGATGTGTTAAAAACAGTTTATCGGATTTATGCAAGTGAATGCCGTTTGACTGAACAACGTTACAGTACAATGTGCTAACTCGGTGATCGCTGACCACCATTTACCCCCCTTGATTCAAGATTCCACAAGCAATGTTCTAACTCGCACCTGAGTTAAACCCATACTATCAAAATTACACTGGAGTTGAGACATAAAATTACAACCAGAACAGTTTTGATACAAAGCTCGTTCTAAAAGGCTCCTTAATGTACACTGTTCTGGTAAGTCTCTTCTGGCTGGCAAGCAAATGTTCTGGTACGTTCAACAAAGGAGCTTCTCAAAAGTGAGCCAAACTGTATACTAGAATCCACGAAAGctgcaagcaaaaaaaaaagtaaaataagtTTGAATGGGCAGAACTGGATTAATTGTTCTGCTGAAGCAGAGTGGTTACCAGGAAAAGAGTGAAAGAAGCAAAAAGTCCCTCCTGAAGTAGTGTCCCATGTCCTCCATATTCTTCCTCGTCGATCTTCAACAGGTATGCATAGTACCAATAAATAATGCCAGTAGAAATGGCCAGAAATCTGTAAAAAGCCACGTAGTATGTTACATGACCGTATCAAAAGCTCACATACTGATTTTGAATGATGATCAACACCAAATTCATCACATTTTACTATTTTACACAAGCATGAAAACAGTAGTAACTAAAATCTGCAATGGTGAAACACAATTTTTGGCGACTTTAGTTCATGGCAACAACACTATTGCTGTGGGCCACTTTTTCAGTTGCTACAGCCATATTAAAATTACTGTACAGCTACTCTTGATCAAGCCTCTCGTCTTTCGAAAGCATGCTGCAAGAGGTAACTATGATGGATCATATGTCCTTCAATCTAATTTGACATTTAGTCCTTTGTGTACAACATTCTGATGAACCATACATCCTGACATCTCGACCCAAGAGATTTCACAAAAAACCTTGTTATTTACAAAAGTAACCAAAATCCAGCATTCTACGTATGTATCACAAAAAACCTTGTTATTTACAAAAGTAACCAAAATCCAGCATTCTACATATGTAACTGGCGAATTCTGCTAATGTCCAGTCAACCAGATCCAACACGCAAGTAAACACAAGGAAAATAGAAACAGAACATCCCTCCCAGAAAAAATAACACTGAGAAATTGATCACTCTCCTACCTTGGTAACACTCGATTTAACATTTGGTATTGTTGCAAGGCCCTTGAGATATGAATGGGAATATGGGATGCAAAGTTGCAAACCAATAACCGGATTCTTTTAATTCCTAAATGCAAGAGGCTTAATTTCACTTATCAACGCATATAGTTTTTTCGTTCCGTTGCTCTAGAATGCAAAGGTACACACCTTGATGCGAGAGAACAAGAGCGAGGATGCATCAGGTTACCGACGGGAAGATGCAAATCTAGAAGGCAAGATTGGACTGGAGCTTAATTAGAATAGAGGCGCAGGACTCACAGTGCGATCCAGACGGCGCCGGCGAGGGGGGCGGCCCCCCAGAGCAGGCCGCAGAGCAGCCCCACCGCCTGGCGGATCCAGTGCACCGCGTCCAGCAATTGGTCCTTGCAAGCCAAACCGAAAGCATCAGCGGCAGCTATGCTAtgcccagcagcagcagcggtagCAAATCTGGCGAGCTTGGAGGCTGAGTCCTgagtgagaggagaggagaggagagtagGCAGCGCCTGTACCTTGTCCCAGGAGGCCTCCGGGTCGAGGTACCTGGCGAACTTGGAGGGCAGCGCGTGCCCGCCGTTCCGCGCCAGCGCGCGCGACTGCTTGGACGACGACGACCTGATCTTGGCCATCTCTCGAAGCCCGCTCGCTCGCTGGATCGGCGGGATCCCCGAGGGGGCAGatggggtggcggcggcgcacggtggccggctctctctctctctctctcgtcttTTACGGCTGCGCCCCCGGAAAGTATTTTGTAATCACATTTATGCCCCTGTAAAAGTGAAGGTGCACACGGAACGGAAAATTTCACCACGTCAAGCAATCACAACCGTTTATTTAGGTTAAGGTTCGTGCTACGgagatagattaaaaaaattataagcatGGGAAAGAATTAATAAATAGATAATTATTAGATGAAAGAGATAGACAACTGATATATATCAGTACGTACACAAGAACATGTGAAGTTACATTTCTAAGACGCATAACTTCACTGTCATTAggctgagaaaaaaaaaactttttttccAGCTCGGAAAGCATTATCAGGCCCATAAAAGCCAACGTTAATTGAGATGGGTGAAGAATAATGTGAGATCTTGATGCATTCTATTATTTGAGCTATTCGCATTATTGAGCAAAATGCATTTTATTTCGTGCGCTTTTTTTTGTCCCAAACGGTTCCTTCTGTCAAGAACTAATTATTCAAACTGTCTGAAGAATAATGTGAGATCTTGATGTATTCCATTGTTTGAGTGATTCTCGTTATTGAGCATACtgcatttgttttgtttttccttttttcttcagTAATATTTCCTTGCCTAATTAGTCTGTGatatactttgtaatctgtatACAACATTTGCAGCTGGCAAAAGGTTGAAATCAAAACTATTGGACACAGGATTGACTCTGATAAATACAATAAATTTACTTTTCGATGGATGGAAGCAAAGCCATTTTCCAATCAACCTCAAGTCGGCAGATTAATGACATCCCAAGTTGGCAATGTAGGATAGCCGCCATCTAGAGATTAGCAGTTTAAAAAGCAACGCTAGAAAAGTTCACCGTCCGCTTTTTTTTCAGCGACAAAAAACTTTTCATTTTTCATGTAAATTATTATCATCCTTTCGAGGAATTTACTACCTGTTAGTGTTTTCCCACctgaactctattttctctaaTTCTCTCATATTGGGGTACTTccacaaaaagaaatatagtgCCAAGTTTGAATTTCCACAATCAGAGCTGACCCATGGCACAAAGTAGGAAAGTTTATGTTGGACCATTTTGTGCAAAGATGCGTCAGATGGGAGATTTTGTGTTACCTTCATGTTGCTAGGTAAGGGAGAAGAgattccatgcatgcatgattcgtGGTAGCATTTCTGTACTTTCTTCTTAGGTGTGTGAAATCAAGAAACAAtttatttttaacaaaaaaatcaagaaacaattGTAACATAACTTACATGAAGAATCTGGAAAATAAACTATGACTTCCCTTTGAGGACTATATTGTTTCAGAAAGTACTATATTGTTTTGCATCTGTTCtgtttgatcattattttttctgttTGCCTTTTGAAACCAATTTAGATAGTCTTATACCAGCTTGAAAGAATCTAGATCTGAATTTGATCGTCAGAGCCTCGAAGGCATTATACATGCGGCCATTGTGTAGCATATGATGTGTGGAGGGGCTAATGGTGCGCTCATATATTGATAGATGATGTTCAGGACAACATCATCTGTCAAATGCATGTTTCTTGATGAATGTTTTGATAGCGACGATGTTTTCCTTTTTAATGGATGCAAAAGAGCATCACTATTTCAATGGATACATGTTTGGATCAATTGATTCTAAAATTTGACGACCTGCCAGTGATGTCGGTGTCTGACGTGGCCGGTTGAGTCGTCGCAGTCGCAGGGACGC includes:
- the LOC133929738 gene encoding scarecrow-like protein 9, with amino-acid sequence MDSPDYCELNSNMTLDYINRILMEEDTDEKASIHQQHDALQATEKPFYDILGQAYPSSPKKTVINSDSQVDCPGDSSNDYRNRVCSGSFVSDLLGPQGMHLIATDWASELDKLTLQFNRGAEEAKKLVPNIEKLVVDPESNGISVSKQTTKETVGQKSKHANKIKNHPCVDLELLEARNSKHSAISTNETIRDEMFDSVLLNNGHLYHDIAHLREMKAKEANNSPQNFLSKGYDQGHEKSRDKKQQKEAVDLRDLLIQCAQALASNNRPFASELLKKIRHHSSPYGDDYQRLAVYFADALEARLAGTGSQMYQKLMGKRTSARDMLKAYRLFIAACPFVVGAYYFSNKTIVDVLEGRPRVHIVDFGIMFGFQWPLLIQRFAKREGGPPKLRITGINVPQPGFRPCKMIEETGKRLAEYAEMFNVPFQYRGIASRWENIGVEDLDIDKDEVLIINCMSGMKNLGDETEDIDSARDRVLRIMERMKPEVLILGDVNGLYSSPFFLPRFREVLFHYSSLFDMLNATVPPSHEARILIERYLLGTDALNVVACEGAERIERPESYKQWQVRSLKAGFKQLPVNQEILNRSIDGKKKLYHEDFVISEDSGWLLQGWKGRIIYALSSWKPEKPYTNK
- the LOC133928275 gene encoding uncharacterized protein LOC133928275, giving the protein MAKIRSSSSKQSRALARNGGHALPSKFARYLDPEASWDKDQLLDAVHWIRQAVGLLCGLLWGAAPLAGAVWIALFLAISTGIIYWYYAYLLKIDEEEYGGHGTLLQEGLFASFTLFLLSWILVYSLAHF